Within Legionella birminghamensis, the genomic segment TTCGTATTACGCCAGGTAAAGTAAGTGTAGGATTGGCTAAAGCCGCATTTGGCAAGGTGGTACATGACTTTAGGGCGGGTAAAGGCTTCTGCAAGAAATAATACGTCCGGGTGCTCTTTCTTTATTTCACCAATGAGCCATTCCCAGAAAATAAAAGGTTTGGTATGGGGATTATCGACCCGAAACAGGGTGACGCCTGCTTTAATCCAATAATCGAATATCGATTTGAATTCCCGCCACATTTCCTGCCATTCTGAGGAGGCAAAATGAAGCGGATAGATATCCTGATATTTTTTAGGCGGGTTTTCAGCATATTGCAGGGTACCGTCCGGTAAGTGTCTGAACCATTCAGGATGTTCTTTCAAGTAAGGGTGGTCCGGGCTGCATTGAAGTGCAAAATCCATAGCGATATCAATACCCATCGATTTAGCTGCTTTAAGCAAGTCTTTAAATTGGGAATAAGTCCCAAGTTCTGGATGGATGGCTTTATGCCCCCCCAACTCACTGCCAATGGCCCAGGGACTTCCCGGTTCATCATTATTTGCAGTGACTGCATTATTTTTTCCTTTGCGATTTGTTTTGCCAATGGGATGAATGGGGGGGAGGTAAATGACATCAAACCCTAATTCCCGGATATGAGGCAGGTAATTAATCAAATCCTTAAAGCTGCCATGCCTTCCCGACGAAGCAAGTGAGCGCGGAAATACTTCGTACCAGGCACTGAAACGGGCTTTGGCTGGATCCACTCGCAGGCTTAGCAGGTGCTCATAGCGAGTGATCAAATTAGGCTTTATATTATCTCTCAGCCATTGCGCGATATTCTTTTTTGAAAATAGATTTTCAATTTTTGATGGGGATTTTTCATGTTTAATATTATCCAAAACATGATGAATATAATCAGGCTTTTCCTTGCCGGTATTTTCTAAAATATTAATGCCAATTTCCCGTTCAATAGCGACATCCATCTTTAATTGTAATTTTTTTATGAAACGCTTTTTCCATGTTGAAAACTCATCGATCCATGCTTCGACCGTAAAATAATAAAGGCCAAGCTTTTTGGCTTTAAATTCTGCTTTCATGCTGTCATTGTCTGGTGGAGACAATTTCAATCGTGTCCAGTCATTATCTATTTCGTGTTTATAAAGTAGCTCCGCATAGATTTCGTCAATCCCATCAGTGAAAATATCTGCATCTATAATAATATTATCATTCAATATTCGTTTCACTGGGTATTTTCCATTATCAATACTAGGGTTAACCCTAGTAATAAAAACACGCTTGAATCCCTCAATGCTTAATGCGTTATTATTAATGCTAATATCCATGGATTAATTTCCTCTTTACACAGTCCTTTTTTATGGAATAGAATGAATTTTCAATAAGAAATAGTTGCTAATTGGTTGATGCTACACTATTTTTATTAATCTGACGACTTAATTGGAAGTTTTAATGTTACGGATGAAAAGGACTTTTTTATACCTTGCCTTATTATCGTTTTCCATCAATTTTGGATTTACTTTCCAATTATCAAATCTGAGTACGCTTTTCAAGATTGCTGGGGCAAATGATTTTATATTGCCTTTACTGTGGTTAATACCTCCATTAACGGGTATTTTTATTCAACCTTTAATAGGTTATATCAGTGATAAATCGGTCACGAAAATAGGTCGAAGAAAACCGTATATTCTGGTGTGGGGATTGGTCGGGGCGCTTTCTTTCTGTTTACTGCCTTTACAAAGCTCTTTATTTTATGTGGTATTGTTTACATTCTTTATCGATTGCAGCTTGAATGGCAGTGCGGAAGGGTTGCGTGCCTTGACCGCAGATAGTTTTCAGGAAGACAAAACACGCATGCAGGCATTTTCTGCTGAAGCTTTTTTTGCAGGGCTTGGCGGTGTTTTAGGTGCTTATCTTCCTATCGCTGCCCATAGGATTATTGGTAAGGAATTCAGTGATTTTTCACTACCACTAAATCTTGGTCTATCTTATATAATTTGCGGGGTAATATCTGCAATTATTATTTTATTTGTCCTGAGAAAGGTGGATGAGAAGCCGGCTAATTTGCTGCGGTTAGATTTTGCATTATTTTGCAAATTATTAAGCGAGTTTTTTTTAAGTATAAAGAGTATTCGCCGAGAGATTACAAAAGCCGACTCCCTGTTTTTGAAGCTATTGATTATCCATGGCATTTCATGGATGGGCGTTTTTATTTTTTGGCTGTATTTCAGTTTGGCAATTGCACAGGAAAATTATCATTTACCCTATGTCAGTGGAGTGAATGGATATGCCCAGTTAATGCAAGCTGCCAGCCTGGATACTTCTTTTTATTTTTCACTCTATCAATACGTCAGTTTAATGTTTACGTTGTCCGTTTTTGTATTCTCAAAATATATCAGGGTGGAAATTGTGCACGGTCTCGCTCTACTTGGGGGTGGTTTTGGAATGGCATTAATTTGTTTCGTGACCTCCCCGTCAAGTCTAATATTCTCTTCGATTTGCATAGGAGTTATGTGGGGTAGTTTAATTGCATTACCCTATGTTGTTCTTTCAAAATTTTTACCAAAGGAGAAAATTGGAACCTATCTTGGGATTTTCAATATGAGTATTACTTTCCCACAAATAATCTGTGCTTTAATCCTTCCGCCGCTTTACTATTATGCTTTAAAATCCCATGCTGCCTATGCCTTGTTATTGGCTGGCGTTTTAATTCTTTTAAGCAGTATCCTTTGGCTTAGATTATTCCTTTTCCAAAGGGACAAAATGGCTTCGGAAGAATATAGCGTGTGTTGACCATTGGGTTTGACAGCTACCTGCCTTGACAGGCATTGATATCACAAAAGTGCATGAGAATAAAAAGCTATTGAATCCCCGCGGCTGCGGCCGCAGGGCCCATACGAAGCCAATTTAATGTTAAGAACACTTGTTTATGACTAACTGTTAAATCCTATTTTTTGGCAAACATTGAAACTTGCTTGAGGACCATGCTATTCCAACAGGTATGGGCCCCGCGGTCGCAGCCGCGGGGATTCGGATGGCCATGGCTGGGATTCGGATGGTCATGGCTGGGATTCGGATGGTCATGGCTGGGATTCGGATGGTCATTGCCGGGGATTCGATAGCTAGTTGCCAACACCTTTAATTATCTGATAAACCCGGCCATTAAAATCATCTGATAAATACAATTCACCGTGTTTTCCCTCTACAATGTGCACAGGTCTGCCCAATACCTTTCCATCGTTTAAAAAACCGGTAATAAAATCCTCTTGAGTGATTTTTCCATCAGTGAAGCTCAGGAGGACTATCTTATAACCCACCTTTTGGGAGCTGTTCCAGGAGCCATGGAAGGCCACCAGTGCTTTCCCATAGAAGGGCGAATCAGGATTTTTAATAAAGGTAAGCCCGAGAGGAGCCTGGTGTGCGCCAAATTCAAACACCGGCGGTATCGAGTTTTTAATGAGTTCCTCTTTTCCTTTTCCGTACTTTGGATCGGGAATGCGGTTTCCGTAGGCATAAGGCCAGCCATAAAACTGCCCCGCTTTAATTAAATTTAACTCTTCTGGCGGTAACTTGTCACCGAGCATATCGCGGCCGTTTTCTGTTGCATAGAGTTGCTTATCAAGCGGTGACCAGTCAAGACCAACGGAATTCCGCAAGCCTGTGGCATAGACTTGCAGCTGTGGCTTATCTGGATCAAATCGTTGAATACTTGCCCGCAGCGGGTTTTCTTCAATACAGGCATTGCATGAAGACCCTATTGATAAATAGGCATATCCGTCCGGGCCAAATTTGATCGTTCGGGTCCAGTGGCCGCCATCATCCGGGATATTGTCAATGATTCGCTGATATTGACCCTCAACGGCCTGCGTCTGAGGGTTAAACTTTATTCGGCCTACAGCGTTTTCCTCCGCCACATAGAGAAAGCCTTTGTAAAAATCCATGCTATGCGGCTTTTGCAAGCCGCTTAAAAGTGTTTTTTTCTTTTCAGGATGCTGATAGGGAAAGAGCAGCACATTTCCTTTATAAGGTTCGCTGACAATCAGATCCCCTTTTTCGGTAATATACATAAAACGCGGTGCATCCAGACCATTGATATAAGGTTTAAGGCTCAGGTTTTGCGCGAGTTTTATTGTATCAGATGAGGCATTGCCCGGAATGTGAGGGGATAGTAATTCAGATAGTTGAATATTAATCCCAAAAAACGGCAAGCTGTAGTAAATCGCACTGAGAATCAAGATAATAGTTGCAATAATGGTTATATTTTTGTTCATGCGTGGAATCCTTTAAATCAGGTGCTTGGGCCTCCTAAACGCCAGATACCATCCCATCCGGGTACCGGTGAATCAAGAAAACCCTGGCAACGCTGAATATAGACACTGGCCAGCTGATCCCCGGGATAGGCCGGAGGTAGTTCTTCAAACTCATTTAAGGCATTTTGCCATTCGCCTTGTTGATAGTAACAGAAAGCTCTGTAAAAAATGGATTTATGCTGTTCCAGATTGTGAATATTGCTGGCGGTAATGAGTTCGTAAATTCGCGTACTTTCCTGCCTGCCGCGGACTGCAATTTCATCGAGCAAGCGAAAATTAAAGCGCTTGGCAACTTGTTTGAAAGTGGTCTCACTGACAATAATCTGAGTATTATATAGCTTGTTAACCGCCTCAAGACGACTGGCTACATTGATATTATCACCCAGGGCAGTATAACTCAGGCGCTCCTCCGAGCCGACGTTGCCGACGATGGCTTCACCGGAGTTGATACCAATGCGGATGTGGAATAACGGAAAATCATTTTGCTGATTCAGTTGATTAACAAGCTCTAATCGATGAACCATGTCCACTGCTGTCAAGCAAGCATGGAATGCATGCTGTGGATCGCTAAGGGGCGCATTCCACAAGGCCATGATTGCATCGCCAATGTACTTATCCAGAATACCTTCATGAGTGATGACTGCCTCGGTCATCGATTGAAAATAATTGGATAAATAAGTAATGAGTTGCTCAGGGCTCGACTTCTCAGCCAGTTGGGTAAAATTTTTAATATCGGAGAAGAGCACAGTAATCTGTTGACGTTGCCCGCCAACCTCGGCAATTTTACCCGAGAGAATCAATTGCCTGACCAGGCTGCGGGGTACGTAGCGCTGGAAGGACAGCAGGCTTGATTGCATATGCGACAAACTGGTATCCATATAATTGATTTCTTTGATCATGGTCTTAATCGGTGGTCTTTGGCTCAATTCAAGACGGGCGATCTGCTGGGCTTCATTGGCAATCTGTATAATGGGTTTTGAGATTCGCTGAGAGAAAACACGGGCAATAAAGATACCTAAAAGCAGTACCAGGCTGGTCAGTAAAAGCGTATGGAAACGCAGCGCTCTTAAAGGGGCCAATACATCACTGGCTGGAACAATGATTGTTATATACCAGGGCTTTGACTGATGGGATTCGAGAATAGGGCGGTGTATAAGAAAATATTCCTCATTATTGTGAGTAAAAGAACTCACTTCCAGCAAACCGGTTGTTTTATCCAAAATGCTGGAGGGTATGTTTAGTTTTTTTAAATGATAGTCAAGATGTCTTGTATTGGAAACAAGGTCTTCTTTTTCATGGGGAATATGATAGGCAATCACTTGCTTACTGTTATCGGTCACATAAATTAAAGAGTTCTCAGTCAGATTCAATTGGCCGATAAACCTTTGAATGCCCTCAATGGATAAATCCATTGCAAATACGCCGAGAAGTGCGCCTTTCTTGTTATACACAGGAATAGCAGCAGTAACGCCATTTACAGTGGACTTATAGTTACCAAAGTTTACAAATTGGTAAACGTTGGTCCATGTTGGCTTGCCAAGGGCGGCTGCTTCGAGATACCAGGGGCGCAGGCGCGGATCATAGTTTTGGAGCGGTACTGTGCGTATCAATTGCCCGCTTTCATTATATTCATAGCGCTCTTTAATGGGTGGTACGTTCGTATTAATGATGTGGTTCAAGCCAATTATATTCTTTTGAGTGCGGTCAACGCCGTAGAAATCACCTTCTTTGGTGCCATAGTAAATCATGAACAGCTGGGGAGTGTCGCGGATCGATTCGAGAAGGTACTTGTCGAACTCTTTAGGATCGATAGGATCAATAATATTTTCCTTCAATAAATTTTTCATTTTTTGCAAATCCCTGTTTAAAGGATGCAAATAGTTATGAATACGTTCATTGAGAAGCGAGGTTGTCTCGACGATTAGATTTTTTTCGCTTGCCCCAAGGATCTGGTTTAGGGCGCGATAATTAATTGCCAGAATGGCAAAGCCGATTAACCCTAATAGAAGTACAAAAAGGGTAATAATGCTCAGGCGGATACTAACCATGAAACCTTTTGATCGCATTAAATTTCTCGATTTTTTTTATACATATTTAAATTGCCCTCTAAGTATTATATGAGTCTTTTGAATGCTTTGCCTGACTACTGGTCTGAGCAGGCAGATTGAATGCAATTTTGGTTAACTTCTTTCCAGACCTCTGTTAATATTCTCCAGTTATCTTCGTCCTCCGGGACATAGACTGGCTTGTCAAAACTGCGCATTGCGTTAATCAATAATAAAAAACTGGAGCATAATGTGGCTAAAGGCGCGCAAAAAATTTGGTTTTTGCAACTTATTCGTTCAGTCGGCTGTGTGCTGGTTATTTACACGCATTGGTTTGGTTTGATTACGACACCGAATGCCATTCATCAAATGATTTTCCAGGATCCAATAACGGATTACCCCAATGTCCAGCTTAATGAATATTTGACAATTATTTCAAGCCAACTTGGCCTCACCGATTTCAGGGCAGGTTTTTTTAGTCTGGGTTTATTTTTTCTGTTAAGCGGCTATATCATCCCTTTTTCATTAAAAAACTCTACTCCCTTTACCTATCTTGTGCGCCGAGTATTCCGCATTTATCCAACTGCTATTGTCTGTTTAATTATTGCGGCCAGCACGATAACTATTGCCAATCATTATACTGGCAGTTCATTGGTGCCTGATGTTTTCCATCCGAAGGTACTGATAGCTAACCTGCTGTTAATCCGGGATGTGCTGCATACGCATCATATTGAAAGAGCCTTATGGACTCTGGAAATTGAAATGCACTTTTATCTTTTGTTTTTTATCTTTTTTTATTTTGCCATTGAGAGGAAAGTAGAAACCTTCTTAATATCAGCAGTGATTATGCTTCTTGCCAGCCGCTTTTTTATTTATTTCAGCGATTTTTTTCATGATGATATGCATAAGCTGGTGAAGGGGTTCGGTAATTTGCTAGCTATGAACAGCAGTTATATCACTTATATGTTTGTGGGTACTGCGTTTTATTACACTTTATCAAAACAATGGTCGGTTCTAACGGGTATAACGACTACCTTGCTGATGATGCTGCTTAATTACTTTTGCTTGAATACTGGAACCATTTTGAATGGTACAGGCAATTTAATCTTTATCAATCACTGTTTCGGGATTGTCATGTTTTTGCTGTTATACCGAGTTAATGATCGAATACCCTATAATAAATATCTGAATCATTTTGCCGAAATTTCCTATCCACTGTATTTACTGCATGGTTTCACCGGGTATACGCTGTACTTCCTCATTTACCCCTTGACCCTGAATGTACCCCTGGCAGCGGCAATCTCACTTTCCCTGGTGTTTTTGTTAGCAAACCTGGTGCATTTTACAGTTGAAAAACCAAGCATGACCTATTCGAAAAATTACCTGAAAGCACGCGAGAACCGCAGCCGGGTTGTCGCTGGCGACTTGCAGGTTACTGCGGATTAAGGCAGGTTATGGGCCCGCGTTCAAAGCCGGAGAGATCCTTACAAAAGTTAACTATCTTAACAGTGCCTACGTACCGCGCTTTATGCGCGGTAACCATAAATAGGATGGTGGATTGTGAATACTTTTTGTTCATCAGAGACATTACATGGATACCGCGCATAAAACGCGGTACGTAGCATTTTAATATAAAACAAGTAGTTACACTTGCATAGTTGTGTAGCTATGGTCTTTCCTGCGGGAATTCAGATGGCTTCTGGGAATCATCTGCCGCCTGCGAATTCTGTTTAACTGTTTTGAACATTCTGGCATCGCAGTGAACGCCTTTTTCTTTATCCAGCATATCTTTTAAAAAATAAGCGAATTTTATAACTGCGATACCTAGTGACTCAATCAATGTAATTGCTTTAGATTCCTTCCTGTCGATTAATTTTTGACTGGCATTATTGAATTCCACACCATGCTTTTGCAAATCATGTAAAAGCAGGATATTAGTACGCTCCACCGCATAAATAGTCAAATTGACCGTTTTCATCAACTCCCTGGAAATACCGGGCTTCTTCGTGATTAAATAATTCGTAACTGAATTGCGATTGGCACGTATCGCCTCTAGCAGAAAGGCGATTTTTTGTTCATCTGACAGCTTGGTTCCGCAGTTCTCTAGCTGTTTCATGAGGAGTTTGACTGATTGAACGTCGCCGCTGTTAATTGCATGGCTGAGCGGGCTGCCCCATCCCTTGCTGATCATTTCAGTTTGCTGACCCAGAATCAGTTTGGAAAGATCAGCAGATGAAACCGCTTTATAATCGTTAATTGTCTCGGCTAGCAGGGCGGCGTTATTACCGCAAGCGGCAGCCGAAATGAATATGCCGTGAACTTTGTAATTACTATAGTATCTTTTGAATTTGGGATCTTGCCTCAATACATCGATTACATCCTTCCTACCGGAATTGAAAGCATAATTCCAGATCCGTAAAATCTGTTCACCGTTATTGATGCATGGAAGTAAAGGTTCAAGAGCCGAAGGACTATTGGTCCTTACCGCATTGATGACAGCGTCTACATAATCTTCAGCACCTCTGTTAAGAAGATATTCAATTACAGACTTATCATTGTGCCCAGCTGCATCTTCGAGTATTTTAAACTCTTTTTTTCCACAACGCGCAGTCGCTTTGGCATCCGGGAGGTATTTCTCATACAGGTTTACAACAGTGGGGTAGATTCTGTCTTTATTTTGTTTTTCAGGGTGTCTCAGTATCTGGATGTCAAGACCCAGATTTCCCTCCCGGTACGTAAAAACATTTTTATGGAGTTCTGTTACCAGGGATGCTTCATCAGCAAACTCTTTAAATCCATTGTTATAGTTGGGATCGTAAACGATGTAGTTTCCATTGGCCTTGTGAACGGAAATAACATGATCAACACTGCGGATAATCATCACCTCGTCGTCTTTAAGGGCAATATCCTGTAATGCCTGTGTCCAATTTTCATCAGGGGCAGCCATGCAAAAACCAAAGGAAGGCGCTAAGGGAATCCCTCTTATCTTTAAGGCTTTCATCGCAGTGACCTGATGCAGCCCATGGTCAAATTCTTGCGGCGCGTAGGCTAGAAGAGCCTGAAACGCAAAATTATTGATGTCCTCATCGGTGATGTACTTATCCCTTTTTCCTTCCGAAATATAGGTTAATATATTTGTGAATTCCTTGCCCCGCCCCTCGAGTACATATTTTGCATGAACCAGGGCAAGCCCGTTGCAAATCCCATTCCGATTTAATGTAAAGGGGAAATTGTTGGCCTTCAAATATCTGTTTAGGACACTGATTATTCGTGCCTGGTTAATTACGGTACTGATAAAAGCCGCCTCTACTGGATTGTTGTGTTCAAATTATAAACAATTCGGATTAAGATAAAATTAAGCGGCTTTCTCCGGTTTGATTATCATCAACTACCGGTTCAACAGGCTCGAAAGAGTCTATTATAATCTCGATATTTTCCTGGGCTTCTTTTGCCTCTTGCAGCTCCTGTTTAACCGATTTAAACAGTCTGACATCATAGCGAACGCCTTTTGCTTTATAGTCCACCAGGTCTTTGAAAAAATCGGCAAATTTCTGAATAGCAATCCCAAGGGATTCAACAAATGTTAACTCTTTGGATTCTTTCCTGTCGATTAACTTTAGAGCCGCGTTATTAAACTCTACACCATGTCTTTGCAAATCGCGTAAAAGCAGAATGTTAGTGTGCTCGACTGCATACAGGCTCAAATTGACAGTTTTCATTAATTCTTTAGCAATGCCGGGCTTTTCAGAAATTAAAAAATTGGCGACTGATCTTCGATTTGAACGGATCGCCTCAAGCAGATAAGCAATTTTCTGCTCATCTGTCAGTTCAGCCCCTGAAGAAAGCACTTGTTCCATGAGAATCCTGACCGATTGGACATCGCCGCTATTAATTGTATTGCTCATGGGGCTGGGATTTTTAGAGTTGGAGTATTTACTTTGTCCCAGGATTAGTTTGGAAAGTTCTGAATCAATATTCTCAGGAATACCTTGTATATATTTAACAAGGGCATCCGGTGAAAACTGATCTTCTAATTGCTCTTTTTGTGCTACAAAGTCTTTTTGCGCATTTTCTAGTGCAACAGCTTTGTAATCTTTTATAAATTCTTCGAGTAAGTCTGCGTTTTTACCGGAAGCGATAGCAGAAAGGAATGCCTCAGCAGGAAGATACTCCTCGTAAAACGCTTTAAATTTTGTATCCTGTTTCAATAAATCGATTATCTCTTTTCTTCCCAGACTGAGAGCATAGTCCCAGATAGCAAACATCTGAGGTTCTTTGTCAATGTGTGCCAGTAAGGATTCAAGCGCTGAGACATTATTCGATTTTACTGCTGACATTGAAGCTTCTGCATAGTTGTCGGCACCCCGCTGGATCAGATATTCAATAACGGATTTATCATTGTGCGCTGCAGCGGCTGAGAGCGTATTGAATAATTGATCGCCGCATTCTGAAATCTCTTTGGCATCAGGGAGGTACTTTTTATACAAGTCTTCAACAGTGGGGAATACTCTCTCTTCTTTTTGTTTTTCAGGATGCCTGAGTATTTGTACTTCAAGTCCCAAATTTTCATTGCTAAAATGAAAAACATTGCTATGTAATTCTTTCACTAAAGCAGCTTCATCAGCAAACTTTTTAAATCCATTGCTATAGTTGGGGTCGTAGACGACGTAATGACCATTGGCTTTATGGATAGAAATGGCATGATTAATACTACCGACAATCATTACCTCATCTTCTTTGAGAGCAATATCCTGTAAGGCTTGTGCCCAATTAGTCTTTGAAGCGGCCATGCAAAAATTAAAAGAAGAACTTAAGGGAATCCCTTTAATTTTTAAAGCCCGCATTGCTGTGGCCTGATGCAGCTTATTATCAAACTCGTGGGGGGCAAAAGCCAGAAGGGTCTGAAACGCAAAATTATTGATATCCTCATCGGTGATATTATTATCTCGCTTTCCTTCTGAAATATACTTCAGAATATTTTCGAATTCCTTACTTCGGCCTTCAAGCACATATTTTGCATGAACTATGGCAAGCCCATTACAAATCCCATTGCGATTCATCTGAAAGGGGAAATTGTTGGCTTTTAAATACTTGTTTAAAACATCAATAATTCGTCCCTGGTTAATATCGGTACTCATAAAGGCCACCTCACCTGGATTACTCTGAATTTTTAACTATTGTATCCAATTAAGATTAAGATAGAATTAAGCAGAGATGAGGTAAGTAACTAATGCTTTGGTTATATGCCTGTCTACATACCTCAACGCAACTGCCCACGTACCGCGCTTTAGGCGCGGTAACCATGGAGATTATGCTGCGTTGATGATGCTTTTTGCCGCATCAGAAACCGTTGAATAGATACCGCGCATAAAGCGCGGTAAGTAGAGATTTATAGGTTTGTATACTATACCAAAGCTGCACCGTAAGAACTCACATCGGTTTAGTCGTCTTCAAACCGGAAATCGGGATATCCATGTGATAGATGTAGTGTTCAATAATTTGCCTTGCCTGTTCGCTGGTAAGCGGTTTGGTAATTGCGCCCTCCATGAAATAGTCATTACAATCCATTTTCACCACATCGGCCTCATAGCCGGTTAAAGCAATTATCGGGACCCTAAAACCGCTGCCGTCTTCTATCTGGCGCAATTTTTTGGAAACCACATAACCTGAACCATCCTCCAGACCTATATCCATAAATATTAAATCGTATTTCCCCGGTTTAAACAGGCTGACGGCTTTTTCTCCCGAGTCAGCAACATCAACCTGGCAATCAAGCTGCATCAATAAGGCCTGCACCGCTTTTTGCGCGATAGCATTATCTTCAATCATTAATACCTTGGGCGGATTTTTAGGATCGCGAAAAATACGGGCTTGAGGATGATCTGATTCGGAAACCCCATGTGTTTTGAGTCGATCTTTCAAGTTTTGCAATTCTTCTTCCAGTTTTTTCTTTTCAGTCATATCGACGAGAATAACCACCATGCCTGTAAGCTGATTTTGCTCATTAAACAAGGGGATGCGGGAGGAATGATAATAATGAATTTTCTCATTAGCATCGATAACGGGCGCTTCTTTCACCTCAAGCAATGGTTTTGCTTCCAGCAGTGCATTAATATCATCCTGCTTGAGCTTCTGGACTCGGGCCTCGGACAAATGACTTTGCTCCACCAGTTGTGAGTAAAGGGTTCCTGGCATGTCCTCCAGGCGTTCCAGTTGCAAAAGATCCAGGAAGTTCTGATTACAGTCGACAATCATGCAATTCTTATCCAACACATAGACGAGATTAGGCATGTAATTGATTATGCTGTGATAGTAATGATGCAAAGACTCTAAATTATTGAATTCTCCATGTGTTGCATCAGTCATTATTAACCCTCCTCTTAAAGGTTCAACACAAGTATAGACCATTTACTGCTATATTTTTGAATAAGGCGGGAGCGTTTTAATGAAGGTGCTTATGGAGAAATACAGTAATCGCCGTCAGGCGGGCAAGGTGCTCGCATCTCATCTTGAGAAGTTTAAAGACAGTAACAGCATTATTCTCGGATTGCCGCGAGGAGGAATTCCGGTGGCATTTGAGGTAGCTAAAGCACTTCGTTTACCAATGGATGTTTTTATTGTGAGAAAACTGGGGGTTCCTGGCTATGAAGAATTGGCAATGGGAGCAATCGCCTCTGGTGGAATCTTTTTCATTAACCAGGATTTGGTAAAGAGCCTTAATATTTCTTCCTCAGACATTGAGCATGTTATTGAGGAGGAAATGCGCGAACTAAAACGGCGGGAAAAAGTGTATCGCGGTGATCGGCCGCTTCCTGGATTGAAAAATAAAACAGTGATTTTAATCGATGATGGCATCGCTACCGGTGCCAGCATGAAAGCAGCTATGGAGGCGATTAAGACACAACAGCCTGCATCGTTGGTCATTGCAATTCCTGTAGCCGATCCCAGTATTTGCAAAGAGTTCGCTGACTTGGTTGATGAAGTGATTTGCCCGCTTCAACCTTATCGTTTTCAAGCTGTTGGGCTTTGGTATGAAGACTTTACGCAAACCAGCGATGATGAAGTGATCAATTTATACAATTTGTCTTTACAATTTTGCAAAAAAACTTGACTAAGTGGATGCAAAAGTAGTTAAATATCTACCAGATTGATAGATTGGAGACAATTATGCATATAAGACTTAAACTTATGAAAAAGGCGAAACAGTTTAAGCAAGAGCTACACCCTGAGCATCAACTGAAATTTAAAAGTGTGAGTGAGGGGCAGGATCCGGAAATTCTTGTGATCACTTGCGTGGATTCAAGAATACTTCCAGATACATTAATGGCCATAGAGCCTGGTGAAGTATTCATGCATAGGAACGTGGGAAATATCGTCCCCGAAGCAGAGGCCGCAGCAGGAACCTCTGAAGCAGCTGTTATTGAATTTGCCTT encodes:
- a CDS encoding adenylate/guanylate cyclase domain-containing protein encodes the protein MRSKGFMVSIRLSIITLFVLLLGLIGFAILAINYRALNQILGASEKNLIVETTSLLNERIHNYLHPLNRDLQKMKNLLKENIIDPIDPKEFDKYLLESIRDTPQLFMIYYGTKEGDFYGVDRTQKNIIGLNHIINTNVPPIKERYEYNESGQLIRTVPLQNYDPRLRPWYLEAAALGKPTWTNVYQFVNFGNYKSTVNGVTAAIPVYNKKGALLGVFAMDLSIEGIQRFIGQLNLTENSLIYVTDNSKQVIAYHIPHEKEDLVSNTRHLDYHLKKLNIPSSILDKTTGLLEVSSFTHNNEEYFLIHRPILESHQSKPWYITIIVPASDVLAPLRALRFHTLLLTSLVLLLGIFIARVFSQRISKPIIQIANEAQQIARLELSQRPPIKTMIKEINYMDTSLSHMQSSLLSFQRYVPRSLVRQLILSGKIAEVGGQRQQITVLFSDIKNFTQLAEKSSPEQLITYLSNYFQSMTEAVITHEGILDKYIGDAIMALWNAPLSDPQHAFHACLTAVDMVHRLELVNQLNQQNDFPLFHIRIGINSGEAIVGNVGSEERLSYTALGDNINVASRLEAVNKLYNTQIIVSETTFKQVAKRFNFRLLDEIAVRGRQESTRIYELITASNIHNLEQHKSIFYRAFCYYQQGEWQNALNEFEELPPAYPGDQLASVYIQRCQGFLDSPVPGWDGIWRLGGPST
- a CDS encoding acyltransferase family protein produces the protein MSKLRIALINNKKLEHNVAKGAQKIWFLQLIRSVGCVLVIYTHWFGLITTPNAIHQMIFQDPITDYPNVQLNEYLTIISSQLGLTDFRAGFFSLGLFFLLSGYIIPFSLKNSTPFTYLVRRVFRIYPTAIVCLIIAASTITIANHYTGSSLVPDVFHPKVLIANLLLIRDVLHTHHIERALWTLEIEMHFYLLFFIFFYFAIERKVETFLISAVIMLLASRFFIYFSDFFHDDMHKLVKGFGNLLAMNSSYITYMFVGTAFYYTLSKQWSVLTGITTTLLMMLLNYFCLNTGTILNGTGNLIFINHCFGIVMFLLLYRVNDRIPYNKYLNHFAEISYPLYLLHGFTGYTLYFLIYPLTLNVPLAAAISLSLVFLLANLVHFTVEKPSMTYSKNYLKARENRSRVVAGDLQVTAD
- a CDS encoding YopT-type cysteine protease domain-containing protein codes for the protein MSTDINQGRIIDVLNKYLKANNFPFQMNRNGICNGLAIVHAKYVLEGRSKEFENILKYISEGKRDNNITDEDINNFAFQTLLAFAPHEFDNKLHQATAMRALKIKGIPLSSSFNFCMAASKTNWAQALQDIALKEDEVMIVGSINHAISIHKANGHYVVYDPNYSNGFKKFADEAALVKELHSNVFHFSNENLGLEVQILRHPEKQKEERVFPTVEDLYKKYLPDAKEISECGDQLFNTLSAAAAHNDKSVIEYLIQRGADNYAEASMSAVKSNNVSALESLLAHIDKEPQMFAIWDYALSLGRKEIIDLLKQDTKFKAFYEEYLPAEAFLSAIASGKNADLLEEFIKDYKAVALENAQKDFVAQKEQLEDQFSPDALVKYIQGIPENIDSELSKLILGQSKYSNSKNPSPMSNTINSGDVQSVRILMEQVLSSGAELTDEQKIAYLLEAIRSNRRSVANFLISEKPGIAKELMKTVNLSLYAVEHTNILLLRDLQRHGVEFNNAALKLIDRKESKELTFVESLGIAIQKFADFFKDLVDYKAKGVRYDVRLFKSVKQELQEAKEAQENIEIIIDSFEPVEPVVDDNQTGESRLILS
- a CDS encoding ATP-binding response regulator, yielding MTDATHGEFNNLESLHHYYHSIINYMPNLVYVLDKNCMIVDCNQNFLDLLQLERLEDMPGTLYSQLVEQSHLSEARVQKLKQDDINALLEAKPLLEVKEAPVIDANEKIHYYHSSRIPLFNEQNQLTGMVVILVDMTEKKKLEEELQNLKDRLKTHGVSESDHPQARIFRDPKNPPKVLMIEDNAIAQKAVQALLMQLDCQVDVADSGEKAVSLFKPGKYDLIFMDIGLEDGSGYVVSKKLRQIEDGSGFRVPIIALTGYEADVVKMDCNDYFMEGAITKPLTSEQARQIIEHYIYHMDIPISGLKTTKPM